A genomic region of Methanobacterium sp. SMA-27 contains the following coding sequences:
- a CDS encoding CPBP family intramembrane glutamic endopeptidase — MSKISFLDNAVQGKNTMGSYILTIGITFIGGIFASISLLILIVVLYFLSIGSARYDTQMNILNDPFMMLILIGISYGIFSLLFYLCVRFVHKKHFISLINTGKNIKWRRIIKGAGLWVGIMGFFTILSFIYQGGSLSFKFDFWPFIILLFLSILIFPLQASFEEIFFRGYLMQAIGLITKKPVIPLIITTLIFGLIHFNNGTDFTMSISIVISALIIGLMLGIIVLGENGLETAMGVHIANNIYVALILNSSNSGLDGLPSLITAQSTDPLSSIPLLILMVGIMIIILFWNKKENLYRIFQ; from the coding sequence ATGTCTAAAATAAGTTTTCTTGATAACGCAGTCCAAGGTAAAAATACAATGGGCAGTTACATTTTAACCATAGGTATAACCTTTATTGGGGGAATTTTTGCTTCTATCAGCTTATTGATTTTGATTGTGGTATTATATTTTTTAAGTATAGGCTCAGCTAGATATGATACTCAAATGAATATCTTAAATGATCCATTCATGATGCTTATTTTAATTGGTATTAGTTACGGAATATTCTCCTTACTTTTCTATCTCTGTGTACGTTTCGTACATAAAAAACATTTTATAAGTCTTATTAATACGGGAAAGAATATAAAATGGAGGAGAATTATTAAAGGTGCAGGTTTATGGGTGGGGATAATGGGTTTTTTCACTATACTATCTTTTATCTATCAGGGTGGCAGTTTATCTTTCAAATTTGATTTTTGGCCTTTTATTATTCTTTTATTTCTAAGTATTTTGATATTTCCACTCCAAGCATCGTTTGAGGAGATATTTTTTAGAGGATACCTAATGCAGGCTATTGGGTTGATTACAAAGAAACCAGTGATACCTCTAATAATAACCACTTTAATATTCGGCTTAATCCACTTTAACAATGGAACAGACTTTACAATGAGCATTTCAATTGTAATATCCGCACTGATAATAGGATTGATGCTAGGAATAATTGTTCTAGGTGAAAATGGTCTGGAAACTGCTATGGGTGTGCATATTGCAAATAATATATATGTTGCATTAATTTTAAACTCTTCAAATTCTGGTCTTGATGGATTACCTTCATTAATTACAGCACAATCAACTGATCCATTATCTTCAATACCTTTACTAATTCTAATGGTTGGTATAATGATAATAATACTTTTCTGGAATAAAAAAGAGAATTTGTATAGAATATTT
- a CDS encoding tRNA (guanine(10)-N(2))-dimethyltransferase: MDNKTIHEGKVTIKVPEFEKITAKAPVFYNPAMELNRDLSVVAISVFKESVDHDISVCDVFGGTGIRGIRYAKEIDGVEKAVINDLNPLAVELAKENTKLNELHQVSVCMEDANMILRKCKGKFVVIDIDPFGTPSYYVESAAASLRSGGMICITATDTSALCGTYTEPCIRKYGAVPLKTEYCHENGLRILAGFIARTFAKYKKYIEVKFSHSTEHYMRIYAVIGKGAANTDESLKSLGYIAHCKNCLNRIVFKGLSPVIPGKCPICGGIFNVGGPLWCGEMYNQDFVSSMRDTVNELVLNKENNVIKLLDTCFEESNAPVTHFEIHKVCKNLKTSAPPLIDIMNLLKKEGFFVSRTHFSPTSLKTDANITELKNIIVNLKQAQPTDQI; this comes from the coding sequence ATGGACAACAAAACAATTCATGAAGGCAAAGTTACAATCAAAGTTCCAGAATTTGAAAAAATTACAGCAAAAGCACCAGTATTCTATAATCCTGCCATGGAGCTTAATAGGGACCTTTCAGTAGTCGCCATATCTGTTTTCAAAGAATCCGTTGATCATGATATTTCAGTTTGCGATGTTTTCGGAGGAACAGGTATAAGGGGTATAAGGTATGCTAAAGAAATTGATGGCGTAGAAAAAGCCGTTATAAATGATTTGAACCCCCTTGCAGTTGAATTGGCAAAAGAAAATACCAAACTTAATGAACTACATCAAGTGTCGGTTTGCATGGAAGATGCCAATATGATCCTCAGGAAATGTAAGGGGAAATTTGTTGTAATAGACATAGACCCCTTTGGAACACCATCTTACTATGTTGAATCTGCTGCTGCAAGTCTAAGATCAGGAGGAATGATCTGCATAACTGCAACAGATACTTCAGCCCTTTGCGGAACTTACACAGAACCCTGCATCCGTAAATACGGGGCGGTACCATTAAAAACAGAATATTGTCATGAAAATGGCTTAAGAATACTTGCAGGTTTTATTGCCAGAACCTTTGCCAAATATAAGAAATATATTGAAGTTAAATTCTCTCACAGCACAGAACACTACATGAGGATATACGCTGTAATTGGAAAAGGTGCTGCAAATACAGATGAATCACTTAAATCGTTAGGATACATTGCTCACTGTAAAAACTGTTTAAACAGGATTGTGTTCAAGGGATTGTCTCCAGTTATTCCTGGAAAGTGTCCTATATGTGGTGGTATTTTTAATGTTGGCGGACCTTTGTGGTGTGGGGAAATGTATAATCAAGATTTTGTGTCATCAATGAGGGATACTGTTAATGAATTAGTATTAAACAAAGAAAACAACGTTATTAAACTTTTGGATACATGTTTTGAAGAATCAAACGCCCCTGTAACTCACTTTGAAATTCATAAGGTTTGTAAAAATTTAAAAACAAGTGCACCTCCCCTTATAGATATTATGAATCTGCTTAAAAAGGAAGGATTTTTTGTTTCAAGAACCCATTTCAGCCCTACATCCTTAAAAACAGATGCAAATATTACTGAGCTTAAGAATATTATAGTTAATTTAAAACAAGCACAGCCAACCGATCAAATTTAA
- a CDS encoding DUF4013 domain-containing protein, with translation MNIGEIISDSIKYPTSDWTKVLILGVIFLISVLILPIFLAYGYMFRIIKATIAGIDELPEFDAIGDMFIDGLKIFVVGIVYAIPVIIIGLIVSLIFGPASATTSTSISAGMFWALIIGNIIYVIIGLIVGLIAIIGIANMAYYDGDLGAAFRFSEILDYISRIGWGKYLAIYIIVALLSFVIYFIAIIVGILLIVVGLVITLPLAFAFISMFGSRAVALLFTEAVIEVPETPTEPEPLE, from the coding sequence ATGAATATCGGAGAAATAATATCAGACTCAATTAAGTATCCGACATCTGATTGGACAAAGGTACTTATTTTGGGAGTTATATTTTTAATATCTGTTTTAATTCTACCAATTTTCTTAGCATACGGGTATATGTTTAGAATAATAAAAGCTACAATAGCTGGAATTGACGAATTACCCGAATTCGATGCAATTGGTGATATGTTTATTGATGGACTTAAGATATTTGTTGTTGGTATTGTTTATGCTATTCCTGTGATAATAATAGGATTAATAGTAAGTTTAATTTTTGGACCGGCATCTGCTACAACATCAACCAGTATTTCTGCTGGAATGTTTTGGGCATTAATTATTGGGAACATAATATATGTTATCATTGGACTAATTGTTGGACTAATAGCTATCATTGGTATAGCAAATATGGCATATTATGACGGAGATTTAGGAGCAGCTTTCCGTTTCAGTGAAATATTAGATTACATTTCCCGGATTGGTTGGGGTAAATATTTAGCTATTTACATAATAGTGGCTTTATTAAGCTTTGTAATCTACTTCATTGCTATAATTGTGGGAATATTATTAATTGTTGTTGGTCTTGTAATAACATTGCCATTGGCTTTTGCTTTCATTTCAATGTTCGGATCCCGGGCTGTAGCATTGTTATTCACAGAAGCTGTAATTGAAGTACCAGAAACTCCAACAGAACCAGAACCGCTAGAATAA
- a CDS encoding DUF4013 domain-containing protein yields the protein MDIGDVISDSLRYPSSDWIKVVILGVLFIISFFIIPLFLAMGYIFRVIKASLAGVEELPSFDEWGEMFIDGIKLFLVYLIYSLPAIIIGVFSIISLWSSIWSLTYVTQMSGNTITPEMVVSLFGGTALVGLVVAGIYALIIYPIMAVAIGNLAYYNGELSAAFRFGEIFSTISLIGWVDLIIWYIVIILIGIAIGFITSILGIIPILGWIIIIFIVYPYSYLFYARAIAWLYSSAFGEEYTA from the coding sequence ATGGATATAGGGGATGTTATATCGGATTCATTGAGGTATCCCTCTTCGGACTGGATTAAAGTTGTTATTTTAGGCGTATTATTTATAATAAGTTTTTTTATTATTCCACTATTTCTTGCTATGGGTTACATATTTAGAGTAATAAAAGCTTCTTTAGCCGGAGTTGAAGAGTTACCCTCCTTTGATGAGTGGGGAGAAATGTTTATTGATGGAATTAAGCTGTTTTTAGTTTATCTGATCTATTCTTTGCCTGCAATAATTATTGGAGTATTCTCAATTATTTCTTTGTGGTCTTCAATATGGTCTCTAACCTATGTTACACAAATGAGTGGAAATACAATCACGCCGGAAATGGTTGTTAGTCTTTTTGGGGGAACAGCACTTGTTGGTCTTGTTGTTGCTGGAATTTATGCTCTGATAATTTATCCTATTATGGCGGTGGCAATTGGGAACCTTGCTTATTATAATGGTGAATTGAGTGCTGCCTTTAGATTTGGTGAAATATTTTCAACAATATCTTTAATTGGATGGGTTGATCTGATAATTTGGTATATTGTTATTATTCTCATTGGTATTGCTATTGGATTTATTACAAGTATTTTAGGCATAATCCCAATACTCGGATGGATAATTATTATATTCATTGTTTATCCATATTCTTATCTGTTTTATGCACGGGCAATTGCATGGTTGTACTCATCTGCATTTGGAGAAGAATACACAGCATAA
- a CDS encoding Lrp/AsnC family transcriptional regulator, which yields MKNNGEKVQSVKIDETDKKILNLFNEDGRMSYRKISRKLDISIGTVHNRIEKLMNSGVIKKFAPVIDHSKLGYNFTTIIGVRVKGGVLRNWEDKTSYHKNVLCMYDVTGEFDAIIVARFKDTSELDEFVKNLLKEPDVQRTYTQTVLNILKEDLGSSKML from the coding sequence ATGAAAAACAATGGCGAAAAAGTACAATCAGTTAAAATTGATGAAACAGATAAAAAGATACTAAACCTCTTTAACGAAGATGGAAGAATGTCTTACAGAAAAATATCTCGCAAACTAGACATTTCAATAGGTACAGTTCACAACAGAATTGAAAAACTGATGAATTCAGGAGTTATTAAAAAGTTTGCACCCGTAATTGACCACAGTAAACTCGGATATAACTTCACTACCATCATAGGCGTCCGTGTTAAAGGTGGAGTTCTAAGAAATTGGGAAGATAAAACATCTTATCACAAAAACGTATTATGTATGTACGATGTTACAGGAGAATTCGATGCAATTATTGTTGCAAGATTTAAGGATACTTCTGAGCTAGATGAATTTGTAAAAAATCTTTTAAAAGAACCCGATGTTCAAAGAACATACACACAAACCGTGCTAAATATTCTTAAAGAAGATCTAGGCTCCAGTAAGATGCTCTAA
- a CDS encoding histone deacetylase: MMALVHSQDYEKHETGIHPENKERLRVIINTLEKEGILNHIPTNKHILKSRNKIDVFRPETASLKDILKVHSESYVKYLKSFCDSGGGYLDPDTVVSKDSYKIAKLAAGGAITASKLVLNGYNSAYSLARPPGHHATRENAMGFCLFNNIAIAIEHLKKYNKIKKFIIFDFDVHYGNGTAEMYLNDPNVLYISIHQDPSTLFPGSGFIEEIGVDEGEGCNMNIPMPPGSSNQDYMYILERILEPVFNDFDAEFQFLEVGFDAHKDDPLSRINLDDEFYPWITSKIMNITNQLVLILEGGYNLSVLSRCNMKMINVLRNELTYEEEIHKIGNEIKVSNETKKIFHNIQDIFSSFYDF; this comes from the coding sequence ATGATGGCACTAGTTCATTCCCAAGATTATGAAAAACATGAAACAGGAATCCATCCTGAGAACAAGGAAAGACTACGAGTTATAATAAATACCCTAGAAAAAGAAGGTATATTAAATCATATCCCCACTAACAAACACATTCTTAAATCTAGAAACAAAATTGATGTTTTTAGACCTGAAACTGCTTCACTTAAAGATATTTTGAAAGTACATTCAGAATCCTATGTTAAATATCTAAAATCTTTCTGTGATTCCGGTGGTGGTTACCTGGATCCAGATACTGTTGTATCAAAAGATAGCTATAAAATAGCTAAACTCGCAGCAGGTGGCGCCATTACCGCTTCAAAATTGGTTTTAAATGGTTATAATAGTGCATATTCACTTGCAAGACCTCCGGGACATCATGCAACCAGAGAAAATGCAATGGGGTTCTGTTTATTTAATAATATTGCAATTGCAATTGAACATCTTAAAAAGTATAATAAAATAAAAAAATTTATAATTTTTGATTTCGATGTCCACTATGGTAACGGGACAGCTGAAATGTATTTAAATGACCCTAATGTCTTATATATATCAATACATCAAGATCCAAGTACTTTATTTCCAGGATCAGGTTTTATCGAAGAAATTGGAGTGGATGAGGGGGAGGGATGTAACATGAACATTCCCATGCCTCCGGGATCTTCAAATCAAGATTATATGTACATATTAGAACGAATTTTGGAACCTGTTTTCAATGATTTTGATGCAGAATTTCAATTCCTTGAAGTTGGTTTTGATGCCCATAAAGATGATCCATTATCAAGGATAAATCTTGATGATGAATTTTATCCTTGGATAACATCAAAGATTATGAATATTACAAATCAACTTGTATTGATTTTAGAGGGCGGTTACAATCTTTCTGTACTTTCAAGATGTAATATGAAAATGATAAATGTATTGAGAAATGAATTAACTTATGAAGAAGAAATTCACAAAATAGGAAACGAAATAAAAGTTTCAAATGAAACTAAAAAAATATTTCACAATATTCAAGATATTTTTTCATCATTTTATGATTTTTGA
- a CDS encoding DUF2100 domain-containing protein codes for MILLEKFRLEQAQNLLKDAAKSKTNEERLKNPKEGFINVDQFENIINKLFEAEEFIYTSRPHHKLDQTNAEIFVDKIIEARNGMDKILSDFGVIEKQAVEIDLNKYYNDLLILTTKTSLKKTIAKFGVDPQRIIVAGVPLDPEDMKILNPKIPETALDPINKKIIHVKNDINRKMEQFGLKDIIVIVENDKPGQILGKRAKELYNTRLVIKDNLKDISIEEFITIVS; via the coding sequence GTGATTTTATTGGAGAAATTCAGACTTGAACAAGCTCAAAACCTTCTTAAGGATGCAGCTAAATCAAAAACAAATGAAGAAAGGTTAAAAAATCCTAAAGAAGGTTTTATTAACGTAGATCAATTTGAAAATATTATTAACAAACTATTCGAAGCAGAGGAGTTCATATACACAAGCAGACCACATCATAAACTTGATCAAACAAATGCCGAGATATTTGTGGATAAGATCATCGAAGCACGGAATGGAATGGATAAAATACTGTCCGATTTTGGCGTTATAGAAAAACAGGCTGTTGAAATAGATTTAAATAAATATTATAACGATTTATTGATTTTAACAACAAAAACTAGTTTAAAAAAAACTATTGCTAAATTTGGTGTTGATCCGCAGAGGATCATTGTTGCAGGTGTGCCGCTTGATCCCGAAGATATGAAAATTTTAAATCCCAAAATACCTGAAACAGCATTAGATCCTATAAATAAAAAAATAATACACGTAAAAAATGATATCAATCGAAAAATGGAACAATTCGGTTTGAAAGATATCATAGTCATCGTAGAAAATGATAAACCTGGTCAAATTTTAGGAAAACGTGCCAAGGAACTTTATAATACACGTTTGGTAATCAAAGATAATTTAAAGGATATTAGTATCGAAGAATTCATTACAATAGTTTCATAA
- the mptA gene encoding GTP cyclohydrolase MptA: protein MDKCFPDTQDNIPTIPVHLTRVGVKGVKKLLKIERDEKRPIVLLPTFNAFVDLPSTQRGIHMSRNPEAISEVLEQALEGSTVEIESLCARIASCLLKKHKYAKRVEVSMKSDYMIMKKSPVTQIKTQEMTNIMADAIGIRNDDGIVIRKMIGAEVVGMTVCPCAQESTKESAKVDLLKFLDEETTQKVLNTVSFASHNQRGRGMIMMEVPENQVIRAEDLIRIIEDSMSSPVCELLKRSDENAVVVHAHKNPMFVEDCVRNMIQKIVKEYSDLPDDALVTVRQINEESIHRHNAFAEKVATMGELKREINGNGGK, encoded by the coding sequence GTGGATAAATGTTTTCCAGATACCCAAGATAATATACCAACCATTCCAGTACACCTTACTAGGGTTGGAGTTAAAGGAGTAAAAAAACTATTAAAAATTGAAAGAGACGAAAAGCGACCAATTGTCCTCTTACCCACCTTCAATGCTTTTGTTGATCTCCCAAGTACTCAAAGGGGAATCCACATGTCAAGAAATCCCGAAGCCATAAGCGAGGTTCTTGAACAGGCTCTTGAAGGATCAACAGTGGAAATAGAATCTTTGTGTGCCAGAATAGCTAGCTGTCTCTTGAAGAAGCATAAATATGCCAAAAGAGTTGAAGTTAGTATGAAAAGTGATTATATGATCATGAAAAAATCACCTGTAACACAAATCAAAACTCAAGAGATGACCAATATCATGGCAGATGCCATCGGAATCCGGAATGATGATGGAATTGTTATAAGGAAAATGATTGGTGCTGAGGTTGTTGGAATGACAGTGTGCCCATGTGCTCAAGAATCAACCAAAGAATCTGCAAAAGTGGACCTTTTAAAATTTTTAGATGAAGAAACAACGCAGAAGGTCTTGAACACAGTTTCATTTGCATCACATAACCAAAGAGGACGCGGTATGATAATGATGGAAGTTCCGGAAAACCAGGTAATTCGAGCTGAGGACTTGATAAGAATAATAGAAGACTCAATGAGCTCACCTGTTTGCGAACTCCTTAAAAGAAGCGATGAAAATGCCGTTGTTGTACATGCACACAAAAATCCGATGTTTGTTGAGGACTGTGTAAGAAATATGATCCAAAAAATTGTTAAAGAATATTCAGATCTGCCCGATGATGCATTAGTAACTGTTAGACAAATAAATGAAGAAAGTATACACCGACATAATGCCTTTGCCGAAAAAGTTGCTACAATGGGTGAATTAAAAAGAGAAATAAATGGCAATGGAGGAAAATAA
- a CDS encoding DUF2120 domain-containing protein, translating to MPTHEIAGKIMNELEAFHGSKPAIDTPQILIVRGMSKKKLDPLELSTIVSDVLKGVGATRMDMFSESATDIIGIMDENIRATVEIPGETDVYGIYRLKESFEAMNCHTEYALGTIGQIAVFLVIWKDKSGIGPLFVELVVSNSEA from the coding sequence ATGCCCACACATGAAATTGCAGGAAAAATTATGAACGAACTTGAGGCATTCCATGGATCAAAACCTGCCATTGACACCCCACAGATTCTTATAGTTAGAGGTATGTCCAAGAAAAAATTAGATCCCTTGGAACTTTCAACCATAGTTTCAGATGTTTTGAAAGGTGTTGGAGCAACGAGAATGGATATGTTCTCTGAATCAGCAACTGACATAATAGGAATAATGGACGAAAATATAAGGGCAACAGTAGAAATTCCTGGAGAAACGGATGTATATGGGATATACCGCCTCAAAGAATCCTTTGAAGCCATGAACTGTCACACAGAATATGCTCTTGGTACTATTGGACAAATAGCTGTATTTTTAGTTATTTGGAAGGATAAAAGTGGTATTGGTCCTCTTTTTGTTGAATTAGTGGTATCAAATTCAGAAGCATAA
- the cofG gene encoding 7,8-didemethyl-8-hydroxy-5-deazariboflavin synthase CofG, protein MDYISKNDLVSILDANTPEILSLMSETNSLRANNIITYSKNVFLPITDICRNECGYCTFRKDPYSDEAKILMKPDEVMNVIKKGDSFNCKEALFTFGEHPDETDIVMSALNGLGFENILEYLYFLCNETLDNTRLLPHSNPGILKKNELKLLREVNASMGLMLETSSSRIMQTIAHEKSPGKKPELRMDTIKNAGKLKIPFTTGLLIGIGESNLERIESLLELRKIQDKYGHIQEIIIQNFKSKPGIPMEGYREPSIVEMIKMVSITKLMFPDVSVQVPPNLNINHSQIFLMAGSDDWGGISPLTPDYVNPEAPWPEIEELKIITKELGFKLQERLPIYPKFITEEFLDQRILEKIK, encoded by the coding sequence ATGGATTATATATCAAAAAATGATTTGGTTTCTATTTTAGATGCAAATACTCCTGAAATATTATCACTAATGTCTGAAACTAATTCTCTAAGGGCTAATAATATTATAACATATTCTAAGAATGTTTTTTTACCCATTACAGACATATGTAGAAATGAATGTGGATACTGCACTTTTAGAAAGGACCCATATTCTGATGAAGCAAAAATACTCATGAAACCAGACGAAGTCATGAATGTTATCAAAAAGGGAGATTCATTCAACTGTAAAGAAGCTCTGTTCACGTTTGGAGAACATCCTGATGAAACAGACATTGTTATGTCCGCATTAAATGGTTTGGGCTTTGAAAATATTTTGGAATATCTATATTTTCTTTGCAACGAAACCCTTGATAATACCCGACTTTTACCACACAGCAATCCAGGAATACTTAAAAAAAATGAACTTAAACTTTTAAGAGAAGTTAATGCATCCATGGGTTTGATGCTTGAAACAAGTAGCAGTAGAATAATGCAAACTATTGCACATGAAAAAAGTCCTGGCAAAAAGCCAGAATTGAGGATGGATACGATTAAAAATGCGGGAAAATTGAAAATTCCATTTACAACTGGCCTTTTGATTGGTATTGGAGAATCAAATTTGGAGAGAATTGAATCTTTACTTGAGTTAAGGAAAATTCAGGATAAATATGGCCATATTCAGGAGATAATAATTCAAAACTTCAAATCAAAACCAGGAATACCCATGGAAGGTTATAGAGAACCGTCCATAGTTGAAATGATAAAAATGGTTTCTATTACAAAGTTAATGTTTCCTGATGTAAGTGTACAAGTTCCACCAAATTTAAACATCAATCATTCACAAATATTTTTAATGGCTGGTTCAGATGACTGGGGAGGTATTTCACCTTTAACACCAGATTATGTAAACCCTGAGGCACCATGGCCCGAAATTGAAGAGCTTAAAATAATAACCAAAGAACTTGGCTTCAAACTTCAAGAAAGACTTCCTATATACCCTAAATTTATAACAGAGGAATTTTTAGACCAAAGAATACTTGAAAAAATAAAATAA
- a CDS encoding class I SAM-dependent methyltransferase family protein: MKGKVIGDILVIKEDIENPESLLKTPGVKRIVKLGRINGLKREPEVELVLGEGTVTTHRENKCQFKLDVSKIMWSKGNTTERKRMSTIVQNGETVVDMFAGIGYFSIPIAVHSKPAKIYSIEINPVSYGYLCENVKINRVDKIVEPIFGDCRITAPRGVADRVLMGYIGNTNEYLDVAMDVLKKGGIIHYHESVPDKLKFIRPVERIQEAAINADREVIEIINKRIIKPYSPGVYHVVVDAKIE, encoded by the coding sequence ATGAAAGGTAAGGTTATTGGAGACATCCTTGTAATAAAAGAAGATATAGAAAATCCTGAAAGTCTTCTTAAAACTCCGGGTGTTAAGAGAATAGTTAAATTAGGACGTATAAATGGTTTAAAAAGAGAACCTGAAGTTGAATTAGTTCTTGGTGAGGGAACTGTAACTACACATCGGGAAAATAAGTGTCAGTTTAAACTAGATGTTTCAAAAATCATGTGGTCAAAGGGTAACACAACAGAAAGGAAGAGAATGTCCACTATTGTCCAAAACGGAGAAACTGTTGTTGATATGTTTGCAGGAATTGGTTACTTCTCAATACCAATTGCTGTTCATTCAAAACCTGCAAAAATATACTCCATTGAAATAAATCCAGTTTCATACGGTTATCTATGTGAAAATGTGAAAATAAATCGAGTTGATAAAATTGTAGAACCAATATTTGGAGATTGTAGAATAACTGCCCCTCGGGGGGTTGCTGATCGTGTTTTAATGGGTTACATTGGTAATACAAATGAGTATCTTGATGTTGCAATGGATGTGCTAAAAAAGGGTGGAATAATCCATTATCATGAATCGGTTCCTGACAAATTGAAATTCATAAGGCCAGTAGAACGTATTCAAGAAGCAGCAATAAATGCAGATAGAGAAGTTATTGAAATTATCAACAAGAGGATCATTAAACCCTATTCGCCAGGTGTTTATCATGTTGTTGTAGATGCAAAAATAGAATAA
- the psmB gene encoding archaeal proteasome endopeptidase complex subunit beta produces the protein MNDKDRLKGTTTVGVTCKDGIVFATERRASMGNLIAHKVADKIFKIDDHIGATIAGSVSDAQKLMGYISAEVALYRLRNGAPMSVEAAANMTSNILHASRFYPYYVQTLLGGVDEKGPALFSLDPSGGVIKDLMISTGSGSPIAYGVLEDRYNKDMDIEDGIEVVIRAIKAAMERDTYSGNGIKIATVTKEEGFKILPDEEVEKKIKELS, from the coding sequence ATGAACGATAAAGATCGATTAAAAGGCACTACAACTGTTGGTGTAACATGCAAAGACGGAATTGTGTTTGCTACCGAAAGAAGAGCTTCAATGGGTAATTTAATTGCTCATAAAGTTGCAGACAAGATATTTAAAATTGATGATCATATTGGAGCTACAATAGCAGGATCAGTATCAGATGCTCAAAAGCTTATGGGATATATTAGTGCAGAAGTGGCCCTTTACAGGCTAAGAAATGGTGCCCCCATGAGTGTTGAGGCAGCTGCAAACATGACCTCGAACATACTGCATGCATCAAGATTTTATCCTTACTATGTCCAAACCCTTCTAGGAGGAGTGGATGAAAAAGGACCTGCACTGTTCTCCCTAGATCCTAGTGGCGGAGTTATTAAAGATCTGATGATTTCAACTGGATCTGGTTCACCAATTGCCTATGGTGTGCTTGAAGACCGTTACAACAAAGATATGGATATTGAAGACGGAATAGAAGTTGTAATAAGAGCAATTAAAGCTGCTATGGAAAGAGATACTTATTCAGGTAATGGTATAAAAATAGCAACCGTTACTAAAGAAGAAGGATTTAAAATACTGCCTGATGAAGAGGTAGAAAAGAAGATCAAAGAATTGAGCTAG